A genomic window from Camelus ferus isolate YT-003-E chromosome X, BCGSAC_Cfer_1.0, whole genome shotgun sequence includes:
- the BEX3 gene encoding protein BEX3 isoform X1 codes for MANIHQENEEMEQPVQNGEEDRPLGGGEGHQPAGNNRRGQARRLAPNFRWAIPNRQVNDGMGGDGDDMEMFMEEMREIRRKLRELQLRNCLRILMGELSNHHDHHDEFCLMP; via the coding sequence atgGCCAATATCCACCAGGAAAACGAAGAAATGGAGCAGCCCGTGCAGAATGGAGAGGAAGACCGCCCTTTGGGAGGGGGCGAAGGCCACCAGCCAGCAGGAAATAATAGACGGGGACAAGCTCGCCGACTTGCCCCTAATTTCCGATGGGCCATACCCAATAGGCAGGTCAATGATGGGATGGGTGGAGATGGAGATGATATGGAAATGTTCATGGAGGAGATGAGAGAAATCAGGAGAAAACTTAGGGAGCTGCAATTGAGGAATTGTCTGCGTATCCTTATGGGGGAGCTGTCTAATCACCATGACCATCATGATGAATTTTGCCTTATGCCTTGA
- the BEX3 gene encoding protein BEX3 isoform X2: MEQPVQNGEEDRPLGGGEGHQPAGNNRRGQARRLAPNFRWAIPNRQVNDGMGGDGDDMEMFMEEMREIRRKLRELQLRNCLRILMGELSNHHDHHDEFCLMP, encoded by the coding sequence ATGGAGCAGCCCGTGCAGAATGGAGAGGAAGACCGCCCTTTGGGAGGGGGCGAAGGCCACCAGCCAGCAGGAAATAATAGACGGGGACAAGCTCGCCGACTTGCCCCTAATTTCCGATGGGCCATACCCAATAGGCAGGTCAATGATGGGATGGGTGGAGATGGAGATGATATGGAAATGTTCATGGAGGAGATGAGAGAAATCAGGAGAAAACTTAGGGAGCTGCAATTGAGGAATTGTCTGCGTATCCTTATGGGGGAGCTGTCTAATCACCATGACCATCATGATGAATTTTGCCTTATGCCTTGA